A part of Citrifermentans bremense genomic DNA contains:
- a CDS encoding universal stress protein, translating to MENFKRVLVVNRMSEYSRDAIEAGVSIARKYGAELSVLHILSGVAGTVSMGGASINAPSPYPEGSKSYASQQDQAREELEQIIRREITAGLPIKLIIKEGKPLDEVMQVVKEERIDLMVLLSHEEGRLEHMVFGRDNDAIVRHMPCSILLIKREPEAVNW from the coding sequence ATGGAAAATTTCAAGCGCGTTCTCGTGGTCAACAGGATGAGTGAGTACTCCCGTGACGCGATCGAGGCGGGCGTTTCGATCGCGCGAAAGTACGGGGCTGAGTTGTCGGTGCTGCACATCTTGTCCGGGGTGGCCGGCACGGTAAGCATGGGCGGCGCCTCCATCAACGCCCCGAGCCCTTACCCGGAGGGGAGCAAGAGCTACGCGAGCCAGCAGGACCAGGCCCGGGAGGAGTTGGAGCAGATCATCCGCAGGGAGATCACCGCGGGGCTTCCTATCAAGCTCATCATCAAGGAAGGAAAACCCCTGGACGAGGTGATGCAGGTGGTGAAGGAGGAACGGATAGATCTCATGGTGCTGCTCTCCCACGAGGAAGGGCGCCTGGAGCACATGGTCTTTGGCCGCGACAACGATGCCATCGTGCGCCACATGCCCTGCAGCATCCTGCTGATCAAGAGGGAGCCGGAGGCGGTGAACTGGTAA
- a CDS encoding DNA-3-methyladenine glycosylase — protein MDLLRKLPRSFYDRETVAVACDLLGARLVHQIDGVERVARIVEVEAYLGEVDLAAHSSKGRTPRTVILFGPPGFAYVYLIYGIYCCMNIVTEREGNACAVLLRALEPVRNVEGRTCGPGLLCRAMGIDRRQNGHDLLSDDFFVAERPVGETVQVVSRPRIGVDYSGVWAGKLLRFYIAGNAFVSKP, from the coding sequence ATGGACCTCCTGCGGAAACTTCCCCGCTCTTTCTACGACCGCGAAACGGTCGCCGTGGCCTGTGACCTCCTCGGCGCAAGGCTCGTGCACCAGATAGATGGCGTGGAGCGGGTGGCGCGCATCGTTGAGGTCGAGGCTTACCTTGGCGAGGTGGACCTGGCCGCGCATTCCTCCAAGGGGCGCACCCCCCGCACCGTCATCCTCTTCGGTCCTCCCGGCTTCGCTTACGTCTACCTGATCTACGGCATTTACTGCTGCATGAACATCGTCACCGAGCGCGAGGGAAACGCCTGCGCCGTACTTTTGCGCGCGCTTGAACCGGTTAGAAACGTCGAGGGGCGGACCTGCGGGCCGGGGCTCCTCTGCCGCGCCATGGGGATCGACCGCCGGCAAAACGGCCACGACCTTTTGAGCGACGACTTCTTCGTGGCGGAGCGTCCCGTTGGGGAAACGGTGCAGGTAGTTTCCAGGCCCAGGATCGGGGTAGATTACTCAGGGGTCTGGGCCGGGAAGCTGCTCCGATTCTACATAGCCGGAAATGCCTTTGTCTCAAAGCCGTGA
- a CDS encoding ABC transporter permease: MVNTKFLLRQMAGAKRQCAVFVLCVALSMITLVSLGSFRESVESSLLRDAQSLHAADIIIKSHAPIPQGLEREVALLTDRREIRNARFWEFYSVVQKPAADASLLCNIKVVEPGYPFYGAVRLASGRPFAKVLTPGSLVVEKVLLDRLRLQIGDPLRIGNAVLTIKDVVLQEPDRPVNFFALGPRVFVAAADRDRLALIGKGSRVEHVTLVQILDPPKLEKVASELSAAAGSDGRVRVETYKNAGSRVKRFFDNLLFFLNLSGIFTLLLSGFGIQSTLFALLKEQERTIAVMKALGARSRFIIGHFLGLTLILGFVGTVAGLGGSLALQRYLPVLFSGLIPAQVTLQVSPAAIVQGMAIGLLVVLLFTFLPLYRLKEVKPRAIFGKEEAVTLWNSSTWIIASLGALFFLFMVLIRLRDLKTGLYFMLSLVSLILISYLLAALTLRFLKRSRPRNLALRQALKGLFRPHNASLSIMVTLSAAFAVIFAINLVEKNLDATFIDSFPPGAPNVFFIDIQPDQRDPFAHMVGPGAAFYPIVKGNVTAVNDAPIDPTRERKSRGDNLAREMNLTYREYLLPDERIESGSTLFRKDWTEPQVSVLDTVVKMHEMKVGDRVSFRIQGLPITARVSSVRTRTSSGFSPFFYFVFPDSVLSQAPQTFFAAVKVDKAGISALQNRVVAAFPNVSVIDLTETVTVFGRIMQRLSSIVRFFTSFSVAAGVLIIISSVFATRYARIQEAVYFTILGARRGFVLKVFAAENLVIGLVSGVIALLISQLGSLIICRKGLDMPYQPYFRDSLLLLLGTTMLVLIVGLAVALPILYQKPVAFLREQSDE, from the coding sequence ATGGTTAACACGAAATTCCTGCTGCGCCAGATGGCCGGCGCCAAGAGGCAGTGCGCCGTCTTCGTACTTTGCGTCGCCCTCTCCATGATCACCCTGGTCTCCCTGGGGAGCTTCCGCGAGAGCGTGGAGAGTTCGCTTCTGCGCGACGCCCAGTCCCTGCACGCCGCCGACATCATCATCAAGTCCCACGCCCCCATCCCGCAGGGCCTGGAGCGCGAGGTGGCCCTGCTTACAGACCGGCGCGAGATCAGGAACGCGCGTTTCTGGGAGTTCTATTCCGTGGTGCAAAAGCCTGCGGCCGACGCCTCGCTTTTGTGCAACATCAAGGTCGTGGAACCGGGGTACCCCTTTTACGGAGCGGTGCGCCTTGCCTCCGGCCGTCCCTTCGCAAAGGTACTCACCCCAGGAAGCCTGGTGGTGGAAAAGGTGCTGCTGGACCGGCTCAGGCTTCAAATCGGCGACCCGCTCAGGATAGGGAACGCGGTGCTGACCATAAAAGACGTCGTGCTGCAGGAGCCGGACCGTCCGGTGAATTTCTTCGCCCTCGGTCCCCGGGTCTTCGTAGCCGCGGCGGACCGCGACCGCCTCGCCTTGATCGGCAAGGGGAGCCGCGTCGAGCACGTCACCCTGGTCCAGATACTGGATCCGCCGAAGCTGGAAAAGGTCGCGTCAGAGCTTAGTGCCGCGGCCGGCAGCGACGGGCGGGTCAGGGTCGAGACTTACAAGAACGCGGGCTCGCGCGTGAAGCGCTTCTTCGACAACCTCCTTTTCTTCCTGAACCTAAGCGGCATCTTCACCCTGCTTCTTTCCGGCTTCGGCATCCAGAGCACGCTTTTTGCGCTCCTGAAAGAGCAGGAGCGGACCATAGCCGTGATGAAGGCGCTGGGCGCGAGAAGCCGCTTCATCATCGGGCATTTCCTGGGGCTCACCCTGATCCTGGGCTTTGTCGGGACCGTGGCCGGGCTCGGCGGCAGTTTAGCGCTGCAGCGCTACCTCCCAGTTCTTTTCAGCGGTCTGATACCGGCCCAGGTGACCTTGCAGGTCTCGCCAGCGGCGATCGTCCAGGGGATGGCGATCGGGCTTTTGGTGGTGCTTCTCTTCACCTTCCTCCCCCTGTACCGGCTGAAAGAGGTGAAGCCCAGGGCCATCTTCGGGAAGGAGGAAGCGGTGACCCTTTGGAACAGCTCCACCTGGATCATCGCCAGCTTGGGCGCTTTGTTCTTCCTCTTCATGGTGCTCATCCGGCTGCGGGACCTGAAGACAGGCCTTTACTTCATGCTTTCCCTGGTGTCGCTGATCCTGATTTCCTATCTCCTGGCAGCGCTCACCCTCCGCTTCCTGAAGCGGAGCCGGCCTCGAAACCTCGCCTTGCGCCAGGCGCTCAAGGGGCTTTTCCGGCCCCACAACGCCTCGCTTTCCATCATGGTCACCCTTTCCGCGGCCTTCGCCGTGATCTTCGCCATAAACCTGGTGGAGAAGAACCTGGACGCCACCTTCATCGACTCCTTCCCTCCCGGCGCCCCCAACGTCTTTTTCATCGACATCCAGCCTGACCAGCGCGACCCCTTCGCGCACATGGTCGGCCCCGGCGCAGCCTTCTACCCCATCGTCAAGGGGAACGTGACCGCGGTGAACGACGCACCCATAGACCCGACACGGGAGCGGAAATCCAGGGGGGACAACCTTGCGCGCGAGATGAACCTCACCTACCGTGAGTACCTGCTCCCCGACGAGCGGATCGAGTCCGGCAGTACCCTGTTCCGCAAGGACTGGACCGAGCCGCAGGTCTCCGTGCTGGACACGGTGGTGAAGATGCACGAGATGAAGGTGGGGGACCGGGTGAGCTTCCGGATACAGGGGCTTCCGATCACCGCCCGCGTCTCCAGCGTGCGCACCCGTACAAGCAGCGGTTTTTCCCCATTTTTCTACTTCGTTTTCCCCGACTCGGTCCTCTCCCAAGCTCCGCAGACCTTCTTCGCCGCCGTCAAGGTCGACAAGGCCGGGATCAGCGCTCTGCAAAACCGGGTGGTTGCGGCCTTTCCCAACGTGAGCGTCATCGACCTGACCGAGACCGTCACCGTCTTCGGCAGGATCATGCAGCGGCTTTCCAGCATCGTCAGGTTCTTCACCTCGTTCAGCGTCGCAGCCGGGGTCCTGATCATAATCAGCTCCGTCTTCGCCACGCGCTACGCCAGGATCCAGGAAGCGGTGTATTTCACGATACTTGGGGCGCGCAGGGGTTTCGTGCTCAAGGTCTTCGCCGCGGAGAACCTGGTTATTGGGCTGGTAAGCGGGGTTATCGCGCTGTTGATTTCTCAGTTGGGGAGCCTGATCATCTGCCGTAAGGGACTGGACATGCCGTATCAGCCCTATTTCCGCGACAGCCTGTTGCTGCTGTTGGGGACCACCATGCTGGTGCTGATCGTCGGCCTGGCCGTAGCGCTCCCCATCCTCTACCAGAAGCCCGTTGCGTTTTTGCGGGAGCAGTCGGACGAGTAA
- a CDS encoding response regulator: protein MSYVHHTILMVDSDEDMAHFTLLALQRVGVITPVQIVRTAEEAIDYLKGVGQYQDRESFPLPVLLLLDLQLPSMSGLELLAWLRQEPVLNRAPVIVLTQPGPDNQIERAYELGCNSFLVKPASFNTLLVMMQALVQYWLGLNLPPQLTTPRYASTLPKAVEAGAGTLEPTA from the coding sequence ATGAGCTATGTGCACCACACCATACTAATGGTGGACAGCGACGAGGATATGGCCCACTTCACCCTGCTCGCCCTGCAGCGGGTCGGCGTCATCACCCCGGTCCAGATAGTCCGCACCGCAGAGGAGGCGATCGACTACCTGAAGGGGGTGGGGCAGTACCAGGACCGTGAGAGTTTCCCGCTGCCGGTGCTGCTGCTCCTCGACCTGCAGCTTCCCTCCATGTCGGGACTGGAGCTCCTGGCCTGGCTGAGGCAGGAGCCGGTCCTGAACCGGGCCCCTGTCATCGTGCTTACCCAGCCCGGCCCCGACAACCAAATCGAGCGCGCCTACGAGCTTGGATGCAATTCCTTTCTGGTCAAGCCCGCCTCCTTCAACACGCTCTTGGTGATGATGCAGGCGCTGGTGCAGTACTGGCTGGGCTTGAACCTACCCCCGCAGCTTACCACGCCCAGATACGCTTCCACGCTGCCAAAAGCGGTAGAGGCCGGGGCGGGGACGCTGGAGCCAACCGCGTGA
- a CDS encoding rubredoxin, with product MQKWICTVCRHIYDPDEGDPVNDVPPATSFEELLEEWRCPVCEAGRNLFEPYPDPKQRLEEG from the coding sequence ATGCAAAAATGGATCTGCACCGTGTGCCGCCACATCTACGACCCCGATGAAGGGGACCCGGTAAACGACGTGCCGCCAGCGACCTCCTTCGAGGAGCTGCTGGAGGAGTGGCGCTGCCCGGTCTGCGAGGCGGGAAGAAATCTTTTCGAGCCCTACCCCGACCCGAAGCAGCGCCTTGAGGAAGGTTGA
- a CDS encoding DUF4136 domain-containing protein — MRRLLEISIMLWLASLLCSCASVSVVDTWRNPELHPQRLQKILVVSISSKESTRRVYEDMLASEFSRKGVEAVPGYTVIPGAALADWGVLERAVRRAQAQAILTVQTVKVEKQTTVQSDMGPYPGYWYPQAFPGWDFPGYYRSMALYGPTYITTYDVATMQVNLFDAGSDKLIWAATLESTDPSKVTTVGQDLASEVVKKLTKEGLI, encoded by the coding sequence ATGCGCAGGCTTTTGGAGATCTCGATCATGTTGTGGCTGGCGTCGCTTCTTTGCTCCTGTGCCTCGGTATCGGTGGTAGACACCTGGCGCAACCCTGAACTTCACCCGCAGCGGCTGCAAAAGATACTGGTGGTGAGCATCAGCAGCAAGGAATCTACCCGCCGCGTCTACGAGGACATGCTGGCTAGCGAATTCTCGCGCAAGGGGGTGGAGGCTGTGCCTGGGTACACGGTGATCCCCGGAGCGGCGCTTGCCGACTGGGGGGTGCTGGAGCGTGCGGTGCGGCGGGCCCAGGCCCAGGCCATACTGACTGTGCAGACCGTCAAGGTCGAGAAACAGACCACCGTTCAGTCCGACATGGGCCCCTATCCCGGGTACTGGTACCCGCAGGCGTTTCCGGGGTGGGACTTCCCGGGATACTACCGCTCCATGGCCCTGTACGGCCCCACCTACATCACTACCTACGATGTCGCCACCATGCAGGTGAACCTGTTCGACGCCGGATCCGACAAACTGATCTGGGCCGCCACCTTGGAAAGCACCGACCCCAGCAAGGTCACCACCGTGGGGCAGGATCTCGCCAGTGAGGTGGTGAAGAAACTCACCAAGGAAGGGCTGATCTGA
- a CDS encoding pilus assembly protein PilZ: protein MADAVSRLELLPSTGSESGEAAENQADSGRSVSKTHLVNRLNYLNFQDQTVLVSLRHEVYDDAISLRARPLPCAGERLDLVWAEIPSLKQLLKTYRFEYLLIADGRKYLVVNSELLSMNEEGLSLLLPAACREFQARKIKRHPAREISVQLIQHGVTLDCRLVDFTPVSVRVTGSIGSPEPLMWVNTESPVHLRLLREGEVIYSGNFAIHSRETTGKSCSFVLRQLQSNIQRYRTKKYRNARQQLLPSPNIVFEHPLIDKRVNLKMADISGTGFAVEEGEGDSVLMAGMMLPDLKISFAHGFSLKCLAQVVSRNAAGGDEEGSVRCGLAILDMEIHDHVRLLSILHQVANRKSYVSAEVDLDELWDFFFETGFIYPGKYAHFQANKESIKETYAKLYTQNPQIARHFIYLDRGVILGHLAMVRFYPNSWLIHHHAARKSVSIKAGLAVLDQVSRYLNELESFAFAHLRYVYCYYRPDNKFPSRVFGGFAKTHQDQSSCSLDLFAYAFHRATGDHAGLPEPWELAGSSRFDVAELARFYRHVSGGVMMQAFGLYTGGADPEELAGDYRALGFRKELHLYSLRKSGSLKAFFLVNCTDAGFNMAELTNCVTVMVLDEKVPPDFIKSCLEEIGRHYEGAGMPVLTYPFSYVERNALSYDKVYLLWVLDLQYSDDYLEYCEGLFRTGKKGA, encoded by the coding sequence ATGGCAGACGCGGTGAGCAGACTCGAACTGCTGCCTTCCACGGGGAGCGAAAGCGGGGAGGCGGCGGAGAACCAGGCCGACAGCGGCAGGAGCGTCAGCAAAACCCACCTTGTCAACCGGCTCAACTACCTCAACTTCCAGGATCAGACCGTCCTGGTGAGCCTCAGGCACGAGGTGTACGACGACGCCATCTCCCTCAGGGCCCGTCCGCTTCCCTGCGCCGGCGAACGGCTGGACCTCGTCTGGGCGGAGATCCCGAGCCTCAAGCAGCTTTTGAAGACCTACCGGTTCGAGTACCTGCTGATCGCCGACGGGCGCAAGTACCTGGTGGTGAACTCCGAACTCCTCTCCATGAACGAAGAAGGGCTCTCCCTTTTGCTCCCCGCCGCCTGCCGCGAGTTCCAGGCGAGGAAGATAAAGAGGCACCCGGCGCGGGAGATTTCGGTGCAGTTGATCCAGCATGGCGTGACCCTGGACTGCCGACTGGTCGACTTCACCCCCGTGTCGGTCAGGGTAACGGGGAGCATCGGAAGCCCCGAGCCGCTCATGTGGGTCAACACGGAGAGCCCGGTGCACCTGCGCCTTCTGCGGGAGGGGGAGGTGATCTACTCCGGGAACTTTGCCATCCATTCGCGGGAGACGACCGGCAAGAGCTGCTCGTTCGTTCTGAGGCAGCTGCAAAGCAACATCCAGAGGTACCGGACCAAGAAGTACCGAAACGCGAGGCAGCAGCTGCTGCCGTCCCCAAATATCGTCTTCGAGCACCCGCTGATCGACAAGCGGGTCAACCTGAAGATGGCCGACATCTCGGGCACCGGGTTTGCCGTCGAGGAAGGGGAGGGGGATAGCGTGCTGATGGCAGGGATGATGCTCCCGGACCTGAAGATCAGCTTCGCCCACGGCTTCAGCCTCAAATGCCTGGCCCAGGTGGTCTCCCGCAACGCGGCCGGCGGGGACGAGGAGGGGAGCGTCCGCTGCGGCCTCGCCATCCTTGACATGGAGATCCACGATCACGTGAGGCTTTTGTCGATCCTGCATCAGGTGGCCAACCGCAAGTCCTACGTTTCCGCGGAGGTGGACCTGGACGAACTGTGGGATTTCTTCTTCGAGACCGGCTTCATCTACCCGGGGAAGTACGCCCACTTCCAGGCGAACAAGGAGAGCATCAAGGAGACCTACGCGAAGCTCTACACGCAGAACCCGCAGATCGCGCGCCATTTCATCTACCTGGACCGCGGCGTCATCCTCGGACATCTGGCCATGGTCCGTTTTTACCCGAACTCCTGGCTCATCCACCACCATGCGGCGAGAAAGTCCGTCTCCATCAAGGCCGGGCTCGCCGTTTTGGACCAGGTGAGCCGCTACCTGAACGAGCTGGAGAGCTTCGCCTTCGCCCACCTGCGCTACGTCTACTGCTACTACCGCCCCGACAACAAGTTCCCGAGCCGTGTCTTCGGCGGCTTCGCCAAAACGCACCAGGACCAGTCGAGCTGCTCGCTCGACCTCTTCGCCTACGCCTTTCACCGGGCAACCGGCGACCACGCGGGGCTCCCTGAGCCGTGGGAGCTGGCCGGCAGCAGCCGGTTCGACGTAGCGGAGCTCGCGCGTTTTTACCGCCATGTCTCCGGCGGCGTCATGATGCAGGCGTTCGGGCTCTACACAGGCGGGGCCGACCCGGAGGAACTGGCCGGGGATTACCGGGCGCTTGGCTTCAGGAAGGAGCTGCACCTTTACTCGCTGCGCAAAAGCGGCAGCCTCAAGGCCTTTTTCCTGGTGAACTGCACCGACGCCGGTTTCAACATGGCTGAGCTCACCAACTGCGTCACCGTCATGGTGCTGGATGAGAAGGTCCCTCCCGACTTCATCAAAAGCTGCCTCGAGGAGATAGGCCGGCACTACGAGGGAGCTGGTATGCCTGTACTTACCTACCCGTTTTCGTACGTGGAGCGGAACGCGCTATCCTACGACAAGGTCTACCTGCTCTGGGTGCTGGACCTGCAGTACAGCGACGACTATCTTGAATACTGCGAGGGGCTGTTCAGAACCGGGAAAAAGGGCGCCTGA
- a CDS encoding sensor histidine kinase produces MEMELAERLYRLMFTNMREGLAILSVDPEDTEGSPVVIEMNPAAVKLCRCRSFNFANCKTADCFPGWFDEERLRETCKRLAAFGGMVDLGEVSSGASVYRARIFGLSEEHLGLVIDDVTRLKKGEAELARVTGLMEQQSAAVEKRVEERTARLQEINEELDSFAYSVSHDLRAPLRAMRAFAGILLEEEHTEAERVAYLKRIQTASEGMERLIQDLLAYSRVGRQEIVLQRVSLDLVVADAAKQLELTSGGKSYRLEVREPLPEVVGHHTVLVQVVLNIMGNSIKFVPKGVVPSLLVWGEELDGECRLNIADNGIGIAPEHQERIFKIFERLHGIESYPGTGIGLAIARKAVTRLGGRIGVESREEEGSRFWIVLKKAGPPS; encoded by the coding sequence ATGGAGATGGAGCTAGCCGAGCGGCTTTACCGACTTATGTTCACCAACATGCGTGAAGGTCTCGCCATCCTGAGCGTGGATCCCGAGGATACGGAGGGATCGCCCGTGGTGATCGAGATGAACCCCGCCGCGGTGAAGCTCTGCCGCTGCCGCTCGTTCAACTTCGCCAACTGCAAAACGGCGGACTGTTTCCCCGGCTGGTTCGACGAAGAGCGGCTCCGGGAAACCTGCAAGCGTCTGGCTGCATTTGGCGGCATGGTGGACCTTGGCGAGGTTTCGTCCGGGGCATCCGTTTACCGTGCCCGGATCTTTGGTCTGTCTGAGGAGCACCTGGGTCTCGTCATCGACGACGTCACCAGGTTGAAAAAGGGGGAGGCGGAGCTGGCAAGGGTCACGGGCCTGATGGAACAGCAAAGTGCTGCTGTGGAAAAGCGCGTGGAGGAGAGGACTGCCCGGTTGCAGGAGATCAACGAGGAGCTCGACAGCTTCGCCTACTCGGTTTCGCACGACCTGCGCGCGCCGCTTCGCGCCATGCGGGCGTTCGCCGGGATTTTGCTGGAGGAAGAGCATACCGAGGCCGAGCGGGTGGCGTACCTGAAACGGATCCAGACTGCCTCCGAGGGGATGGAGCGCCTGATCCAGGATCTGCTCGCCTACAGCCGCGTCGGCCGCCAGGAAATCGTGCTGCAGCGCGTGAGTCTCGATCTGGTAGTGGCCGACGCTGCGAAGCAGCTGGAACTCACCAGCGGGGGGAAAAGCTACCGTCTCGAGGTGCGGGAACCTCTTCCAGAGGTTGTCGGGCATCACACGGTGCTGGTCCAGGTGGTCCTGAACATCATGGGAAACTCGATAAAGTTCGTGCCCAAGGGGGTGGTCCCGTCACTGCTCGTGTGGGGCGAGGAACTGGACGGCGAGTGCCGGCTGAATATCGCGGACAACGGCATCGGGATCGCGCCGGAGCACCAGGAACGCATCTTCAAGATCTTCGAGCGGCTGCACGGCATCGAAAGCTACCCCGGCACGGGAATAGGGCTCGCCATCGCGCGCAAGGCGGTGACCCGGCTGGGGGGGCGGATAGGGGTGGAGTCAAGGGAGGAGGAAGGGAGCAGGTTCTGGATCGTTCTCAAGAAAGCCGGCCCTCCGTCATAA
- a CDS encoding ABC transporter ATP-binding protein — MTILQSQDVSKSYRIGNRLIKVLDSVSLSVEAGEFLVVKGESGSGKSTLLTILSGLDRPDLGRVLIAGEDITDLGEDALAPLRNSAFGFVFQSFHLVPSLNALENVMFPAELKGDPAARGKAEALLERVGLSGRLASFPHQLSGGEKQRCAICRALINDPRIIFADEPTGNLDSINGAAILELLLELQRERGTTLILVTHSPEIAQRAHRVVTLRDGRIVTGQEHG; from the coding sequence ATGACTATCCTGCAAAGCCAAGACGTCAGCAAAAGCTACCGTATCGGAAACCGCTTGATCAAGGTGCTCGACTCAGTGTCGCTGTCGGTCGAGGCCGGCGAGTTCCTGGTGGTGAAGGGGGAAAGCGGCAGCGGCAAGTCGACGCTGCTCACCATCCTTTCCGGGTTGGACCGCCCGGACTTGGGAAGGGTTCTCATCGCCGGCGAGGACATAACCGACCTGGGCGAAGACGCCCTCGCCCCCTTGAGAAACAGCGCCTTCGGGTTCGTCTTCCAGTCCTTCCACCTGGTCCCGTCCCTGAACGCGCTGGAGAACGTGATGTTCCCGGCGGAGCTGAAAGGCGATCCGGCGGCCCGCGGCAAGGCGGAGGCCCTCCTGGAAAGGGTGGGACTCTCGGGGAGACTCGCGAGTTTTCCGCACCAGCTCTCCGGTGGCGAGAAGCAGCGCTGCGCCATCTGCCGTGCCCTCATCAACGACCCGCGCATCATCTTCGCCGACGAGCCAACCGGCAACCTCGATTCCATAAACGGAGCCGCGATCCTGGAACTGCTTTTGGAACTGCAGCGCGAGCGCGGCACGACGCTCATCCTGGTGACGCACAGCCCCGAGATCGCCCAGCGGGCGCATCGCGTGGTGACGCTCAGGGACGGCAGGATCGTCACGGGGCAGGAGCATGGTTAA